One genomic region from Salinicola endophyticus encodes:
- a CDS encoding LysE family translocator: MSLSLALSMAAFALAASLSPGPVNLVAFHLGLNRGLIPALRHVSGATCGFSVLLLSIGAGLQWLTQWAALMHAIRLGGVAFLLYLAWRLARSDGALTQNTAARSPSFVGGALMQWLNPKAWIASGAGMAAYTAGDPARAVPFALIFFGVCYLSVGSWALLGAGLRRRLPSPERVRWLNRGMGLALLVSALMLATMSLHGSGAA, translated from the coding sequence GTGTCTCTCTCCCTTGCCTTGTCGATGGCGGCCTTCGCCCTGGCCGCCTCGCTGTCGCCCGGTCCGGTCAATCTGGTCGCTTTCCATCTGGGGCTCAATCGCGGCCTGATACCGGCACTGCGCCATGTCAGCGGTGCCACCTGCGGCTTCAGCGTGCTGCTGCTGTCGATCGGCGCCGGCTTGCAGTGGCTGACCCAATGGGCAGCGCTGATGCACGCGATCCGCCTGGGTGGCGTCGCCTTCCTGCTCTATCTGGCGTGGCGGCTGGCGCGCAGCGACGGCGCCCTGACGCAGAACACCGCCGCACGCTCGCCCTCCTTCGTTGGCGGTGCGCTGATGCAGTGGCTCAACCCCAAGGCGTGGATCGCCTCGGGCGCCGGCATGGCCGCTTACACCGCCGGTGACCCGGCGCGGGCCGTCCCCTTCGCGCTGATCTTCTTCGGCGTCTGCTATCTGAGCGTAGGTAGTTGGGCGCTGCTGGGTGCCGGGCTGCGTCGACGGCTGCCGAGCCCTGAGCGAGTACGCTGGCTCAATCGCGGTATGGGACTGGCACTGCTGGTGAGTGCACTGATGCTGGCAACGATGTCACTGCACGGTAGCGGTGCGGCGTGA
- the fucP gene encoding L-fucose:H+ symporter permease yields the protein MSDMQRPNYRSALVVVTTIFFMWGFITCLNDILIPHLKAVFSLNYTQTMLIQFTFFGAYFIMSLPMGKVLSRIGYKNAISLGLLIAAVGAVMFYPAARAPSYPLFLSALFVLASGVTMLQVAANPYVSLLGPEGSASSRLNLAQAFNSLGTTLAPYFGGMLILGAAVLGASELAAMSSADRIAYKVQQAQSVQLPYLLLAAVLAILAIVIYLWKLPNFKDQARDDSPTENVTAAQALRHPHVLFGVIGIFAYVGAEVSIGSFLINYISLPDIGNMSESNAANYVAYYWGGAMVGRFIGSALMQKIRPSLLLGLFAIVAALLTLTTMLASGHTAMWSIVAIGLFNSIMFPTIFTLGIAKLGPLTSKASSLLIMAIVGGAILPVAQGAIADTVGIHHAFVLPLICYLFIAFYGFRGSRVIEPHSSVRSSHA from the coding sequence ATGTCCGACATGCAACGCCCGAACTATCGCAGCGCGCTGGTCGTCGTCACGACTATCTTCTTCATGTGGGGGTTCATCACCTGTCTCAACGACATTCTGATACCCCACCTGAAGGCGGTGTTCTCGCTCAACTACACCCAGACCATGCTGATCCAGTTCACCTTCTTCGGCGCCTATTTCATCATGTCGTTGCCGATGGGTAAGGTGCTGTCCAGGATCGGCTACAAGAACGCCATCAGCCTGGGCCTGCTGATCGCCGCCGTGGGCGCGGTGATGTTCTACCCCGCCGCCAGAGCCCCCTCCTACCCTCTGTTTCTGAGCGCCCTGTTCGTGCTCGCCAGCGGGGTGACGATGCTGCAGGTCGCGGCCAACCCTTATGTCAGCCTGCTGGGCCCGGAAGGTTCCGCCTCCAGCCGGCTCAACCTGGCCCAGGCGTTCAACTCACTCGGCACCACGCTGGCACCGTACTTCGGCGGCATGCTGATTCTGGGCGCGGCGGTGCTGGGCGCCAGCGAGCTGGCCGCGATGTCCAGCGCCGACCGGATCGCCTATAAAGTCCAGCAGGCCCAGAGCGTGCAGCTCCCCTACCTGCTGCTGGCGGCGGTGCTCGCCATTCTCGCGATCGTGATCTACCTCTGGAAGCTGCCCAACTTCAAGGACCAGGCCCGCGACGACAGCCCCACCGAAAACGTCACCGCCGCCCAGGCACTACGCCATCCTCACGTGCTGTTCGGTGTGATCGGCATCTTCGCCTACGTCGGTGCCGAGGTATCCATCGGCAGCTTTCTGATCAACTACATCTCGCTGCCGGATATCGGCAACATGAGCGAGAGCAATGCCGCCAACTATGTCGCCTACTACTGGGGTGGCGCGATGGTAGGCCGCTTCATCGGGTCGGCCTTGATGCAGAAGATACGCCCCAGCCTGCTGCTGGGCCTGTTCGCCATCGTGGCGGCACTGCTCACGCTGACCACCATGCTGGCCTCCGGGCATACCGCCATGTGGAGTATCGTCGCCATCGGTCTGTTCAACTCGATCATGTTCCCGACCATCTTCACGCTGGGCATCGCCAAGCTCGGCCCGTTGACCAGCAAGGCATCGAGCCTGCTGATCATGGCCATCGTCGGCGGCGCCATCTTGCCGGTGGCACAGGGCGCGATCGCCGACACCGTGGGCATCCACCACGCCTTCGTGCTGCCGCTGATCTGCTACCTGTTCATCGCCTTCTACGGTTTTCGCGGCTCACGCGTCATAGAACCGCATTCGTCGGTCCGGAGCTCGCACGCCTGA
- a CDS encoding DUF4396 domain-containing protein encodes MLTLWSWGFLLLGIATALVIAVDVSRRPQPMSIMNVTWPITGLYMPLVGWWAYAKMGRAAPKGHAGHDHHAHADQHGHGHHHGDKPKWQSVFVSATHCGGGCTLGDVVTAPIATATGFALLGSAVLGHFALAFVGAYLFGVLFQYLPIRAMSDAGPAQALKDAIKADTLSLIAFQIGMYAWMLIALHGWMGELDAFTAPFWFMMQIAMLIGFATSYPANWILINRGIKHGM; translated from the coding sequence ATGCTGACTCTCTGGTCCTGGGGCTTTCTGCTGCTGGGTATCGCCACTGCGCTCGTGATCGCCGTCGATGTCTCGAGGCGCCCACAGCCGATGTCCATCATGAATGTCACCTGGCCGATCACCGGCCTGTACATGCCGCTCGTCGGCTGGTGGGCCTACGCCAAGATGGGGCGTGCGGCGCCGAAGGGGCACGCTGGCCACGATCATCACGCCCATGCGGATCAGCACGGCCACGGGCATCATCACGGCGACAAGCCCAAGTGGCAGAGCGTGTTCGTCTCCGCGACCCACTGTGGCGGCGGCTGCACCCTGGGCGACGTGGTCACCGCGCCGATCGCCACGGCCACCGGCTTTGCCCTGCTCGGCTCGGCGGTGCTGGGGCACTTCGCTCTCGCCTTCGTTGGCGCCTATCTGTTCGGGGTGCTGTTCCAGTATCTGCCGATTCGGGCGATGAGCGATGCCGGTCCGGCACAGGCGCTGAAGGACGCGATCAAGGCCGATACCCTGTCGTTGATCGCTTTCCAGATCGGTATGTACGCGTGGATGTTGATCGCTCTGCACGGCTGGATGGGCGAGCTCGATGCCTTCACCGCGCCGTTCTGGTTCATGATGCAGATCGCCATGCTGATCGGCTTCGCCACCTCCTATCCGGCCAACTGGATACTGATCAATCGCGGGATCAAGCACGGCATGTAA
- a CDS encoding cupin domain-containing protein, producing MSAPSPDTRRFDSDQAHGMPNSALPLLIYRQVISAASAEASEALFARHGWVPEWRYGLYPFDHFHSTAHEALGVFRGQAVARLGGPQGERFPLAAGDVLILPAGVAHACVSADDDFCMVGAYPPGQRWAVERGDPAQFAAACARVAAVPLPPADPVGGELLAHWQRV from the coding sequence ATGAGCGCGCCATCCCCCGATACACGTCGCTTCGATAGCGATCAGGCCCACGGCATGCCCAACTCGGCGCTGCCGCTGCTGATCTATCGGCAAGTGATATCGGCTGCCAGCGCCGAGGCATCCGAGGCGCTGTTCGCGCGTCACGGCTGGGTGCCTGAGTGGCGCTACGGGCTCTATCCCTTCGACCACTTCCACTCCACCGCCCACGAGGCGCTGGGAGTGTTTCGCGGCCAGGCGGTGGCGCGTCTGGGCGGGCCTCAGGGCGAGCGATTCCCCCTGGCGGCGGGGGATGTGCTGATTCTGCCGGCGGGTGTGGCCCACGCCTGCGTGTCGGCGGATGACGATTTCTGCATGGTGGGTGCCTATCCGCCCGGGCAGCGCTGGGCGGTGGAGCGGGGCGATCCGGCGCAGTTCGCCGCGGCCTGCGCGCGCGTCGCGGCGGTACCGCTGCCCCCCGCCGACCCGGTCGGCGGGGAGCTGCTCGCACACTGGCAGCGCGTCTGA
- the argC gene encoding N-acetyl-gamma-glutamyl-phosphate reductase, translating to MAHRVYVDGQEGTTGLRLFDYLQARSDIELLRIDSDKRKDPAERARLLNAADVAFLCLPDAASREAAAMVENPDTCLIDASTAFRTADDWVYGLPELAPGQRERIRASKRIANVGCHASAFVLLVRPLIDAGLLPPDYPLSAFSLTGYSGGGKQMIAAYEADHDGRLQAPRPYAMAQGHKHLPEMQLHGRLAAPPVFSPIVGPFLKGLSVSVPLQLGALPGIDPEQLLDAYRAHYADEPFVRILPFADEATLDGGAFDIQACNDTNRVDLGVFGNAERVTLVSRLDNLGKGAAGSAVQNMNVHLGLEDSVGLSV from the coding sequence ATGGCACACAGGGTCTACGTCGATGGACAGGAGGGCACCACAGGGCTGCGCCTGTTCGACTATCTCCAGGCGCGCAGCGACATCGAGCTGCTGCGCATCGATAGCGACAAGCGCAAGGACCCGGCCGAACGTGCCCGCCTGCTCAACGCCGCCGACGTCGCTTTCCTGTGTCTGCCCGACGCCGCCTCGCGCGAAGCCGCGGCGATGGTCGAGAATCCGGACACCTGCCTGATCGACGCCAGCACCGCCTTCCGCACCGCCGACGACTGGGTCTATGGCCTGCCCGAGCTAGCGCCCGGCCAGCGCGAGCGGATCCGCGCCAGCAAGCGCATCGCCAACGTCGGCTGCCACGCCAGCGCCTTCGTGCTGCTGGTGCGGCCGCTGATCGACGCCGGCCTGCTGCCGCCGGACTATCCGCTTTCCGCCTTCTCACTGACCGGCTACAGTGGCGGCGGCAAACAGATGATCGCCGCTTACGAGGCCGACCACGACGGCCGCCTGCAGGCGCCACGCCCCTACGCCATGGCGCAGGGCCACAAGCATCTGCCGGAGATGCAGCTGCACGGCCGGCTGGCCGCGCCGCCGGTGTTCTCGCCGATCGTCGGCCCCTTCCTCAAGGGGCTATCGGTGAGCGTGCCGCTACAGCTCGGCGCCCTGCCCGGCATCGACCCCGAGCAGCTGCTCGACGCCTACCGCGCGCACTATGCCGACGAACCCTTCGTACGCATCCTGCCGTTCGCCGACGAGGCCACACTCGACGGCGGCGCCTTCGATATCCAGGCGTGCAACGACACCAACCGGGTCGACCTGGGTGTGTTCGGCAACGCCGAGCGGGTGACACTGGTCTCGCGCCTGGACAACCTGGGCAAGGGTGCCGCCGGCTCGGCGGTGCAGAACATGAACGTGCATCTGGGGCTGGAAGACAGCGTCGGTCTCAGCGTCTGA
- a CDS encoding 3-keto-5-aminohexanoate cleavage protein — protein MNRDVILTCAVTGAGDTAGKHPDLPITPRQIAESALDAARAGASIVHLHVRDPQTGGVSHSTDHFREVVERIRESDVDAVINITAGGGGDLYPEIRDGAIHGRAGTDLQTPAQRHEPVGALLPELCTLDCGSLNFGEMIYLNSADWLREHARLIQQAGVKPELECFDLGHVWFARQLIEEGLIDGDPLFQLCLGIPWGAEADPETMLAMRNKLPAGAIWSAFGIGRQQFPMAAQSMIMGGHMRVGLEDNLYLSKGVFATNAQLVERAATLAENLGGRVQTPAQTRESLGLRKP, from the coding sequence ATGAACCGAGACGTCATTCTGACCTGCGCCGTCACCGGCGCCGGCGACACCGCCGGCAAGCACCCGGATCTGCCGATCACCCCGCGCCAGATCGCCGAGAGTGCTCTGGATGCGGCGCGCGCCGGCGCCAGCATCGTTCATCTCCACGTGCGCGACCCGCAGACCGGTGGCGTCAGCCATTCGACCGATCACTTCCGCGAGGTGGTCGAGCGTATCCGCGAATCCGACGTCGATGCGGTGATCAACATCACCGCCGGCGGCGGTGGCGACCTATATCCCGAGATTCGCGATGGCGCCATTCATGGCCGCGCCGGCACCGACCTGCAGACCCCGGCCCAGCGCCATGAACCGGTGGGCGCGCTGCTGCCGGAGCTGTGTACCCTCGACTGCGGCAGCCTCAATTTCGGCGAGATGATCTATCTCAACAGCGCCGACTGGCTGCGCGAGCACGCGCGGCTGATCCAGCAGGCCGGGGTCAAGCCGGAGCTCGAGTGCTTCGATCTGGGCCATGTCTGGTTCGCCCGCCAGCTGATCGAGGAAGGGCTGATCGATGGCGACCCGCTGTTCCAGCTCTGTCTGGGTATCCCGTGGGGCGCCGAGGCCGACCCCGAAACCATGCTGGCGATGCGCAACAAGCTGCCCGCAGGGGCGATCTGGTCCGCCTTCGGCATCGGTCGCCAGCAGTTCCCGATGGCGGCGCAGTCGATGATCATGGGCGGACACATGCGGGTCGGCCTGGAAGACAATCTCTACCTGAGCAAGGGTGTCTTCGCCACCAACGCCCAACTGGTCGAGCGTGCCGCCACCCTCGCCGAGAACCTTGGCGGCAGGGTGCAGACGCCGGCGCAGACCCGCGAGTCGCTGGGACTGCGCAAGCCCTGA
- a CDS encoding L-carnitine dehydrogenase: MNASELPRSVAVIGTGVIGNGWIARALAAGCRVTAFDPDATAPERTRAFVARAWPALERLGLAEGADPAALTFVDSLDAAVEGAELIQENVPERLALKHDVLRQLDALAAPDVVIGSSTSGIKPSDLQSACTREPGRVIVAHPFNPVYLLPLVELVGGEHTATQVIERAQGQYAALGMRPLVVRREIEGHVADRLMEALWREALHLVNDGVATTEEIDAAVVYGAGLRWSLMGTFLTFHLAGGEGGMRHMLQQFGPALKLPWTRLEAPELTAALIDKVADGCEHQAAGRSVAELETRRDAFLTELLALTQKYWPEAEGLEGRI, from the coding sequence ATGAACGCTTCCGAACTTCCCCGCAGCGTTGCCGTGATCGGTACCGGCGTCATCGGCAATGGCTGGATCGCCCGGGCGCTGGCGGCCGGTTGCCGGGTCACCGCTTTCGATCCCGACGCCACGGCGCCCGAGCGCACTCGCGCCTTCGTCGCGCGGGCCTGGCCGGCGCTGGAGCGGCTGGGGCTTGCCGAGGGCGCCGATCCCGCGGCGCTGACCTTCGTCGATTCCCTCGACGCCGCCGTCGAGGGCGCCGAGCTGATCCAGGAGAATGTGCCCGAGCGGCTGGCGCTCAAGCACGATGTGTTGCGCCAGCTCGACGCCCTGGCCGCGCCGGACGTGGTCATCGGCTCCTCCACCTCCGGGATCAAGCCGAGCGACCTGCAGTCTGCCTGCACCCGCGAGCCCGGCCGCGTAATCGTGGCGCACCCGTTCAATCCGGTCTATCTGCTGCCGCTGGTGGAGCTGGTGGGGGGCGAGCACACCGCGACCCAGGTGATCGAACGCGCCCAGGGGCAGTACGCCGCGCTGGGCATGCGGCCGCTGGTGGTGCGGCGCGAGATCGAAGGTCACGTCGCCGACCGGCTGATGGAGGCGCTGTGGCGCGAGGCACTGCATCTGGTCAACGACGGCGTTGCCACAACCGAGGAGATCGATGCTGCGGTGGTCTACGGCGCCGGCCTGCGCTGGTCGCTGATGGGCACCTTCCTGACCTTCCATCTCGCCGGCGGCGAGGGCGGCATGCGCCACATGCTGCAGCAGTTCGGCCCGGCGCTGAAACTGCCGTGGACCCGGCTGGAAGCCCCCGAGCTGACCGCAGCACTGATCGATAAAGTGGCCGATGGCTGCGAGCATCAGGCCGCCGGACGCAGCGTCGCCGAGCTGGAGACACGCCGCGATGCGTTTCTCACCGAGCTGCTCGCGCTGACCCAGAAATACTGGCCGGAAGCCGAAGGGCTCGAGGGGCGGATCTGA
- a CDS encoding thioesterase family protein → MAAQAETLYQTRVADAWVDYNGHMNDAEYARVFSLAVEALMDRIGLDAAGRREHGYTLYTLETHLCYCREAHRGEPLRVALSLLDSDAKRLHVFFTLHDAAGNTLATSEQMLMGIDVASGRPAGFPEAVAAAIALLPRAGDDWPSAAGRRIAIRRG, encoded by the coding sequence ATGGCGGCTCAGGCGGAGACCCTCTACCAGACCCGGGTGGCGGATGCCTGGGTCGACTATAACGGGCATATGAACGACGCCGAGTACGCGCGGGTGTTCTCGCTGGCGGTGGAGGCGCTGATGGATCGTATCGGTCTCGACGCGGCCGGCCGCCGCGAGCATGGCTATACGCTCTATACCCTCGAGACCCACCTCTGTTACTGCCGCGAGGCGCACCGGGGCGAACCGTTGCGGGTGGCGCTGAGCCTGCTCGATAGCGATGCCAAGCGGCTGCACGTGTTCTTCACGCTCCACGACGCCGCGGGCAACACCCTGGCGACCAGCGAGCAGATGCTGATGGGCATCGATGTCGCCAGTGGCCGCCCGGCCGGCTTTCCCGAGGCGGTGGCGGCGGCCATTGCGCTGCTGCCCAGGGCGGGGGACGACTGGCCCAGCGCGGCGGGGCGGCGGATCGCTATCCGCCGCGGCTGA
- a CDS encoding GlxA family transcriptional regulator, with the protein MENSLAPPITLGFVLIPRFSMLAFFSAVEPLRIANRLAGRALYRWVLISEDGGPVTASNDMTLLADCDLNSAPSLSRVAVCAGFEPDRGLSRRFSQWLHRRAGEGVLLGGIDTGPVLLAEMGLLGGHRVTLHWESLPAFRERFPALEAVESLYELDARCFTCAGGAAAMDLALELIARDHGQALADDTAEQLIHARLRPREEAQRLPLARRLGTHCRPLVDAVALMERHLEQPLAIAALAARIGLSPRQLQRLFDAELGQRPRDYYLNLRLDRARHLLEETERDILSIALACGFGSASSFARAYRQRYGHPPRAARQPRPDSPEATAAPHLSRGG; encoded by the coding sequence ATGGAGAACAGCCTGGCACCGCCCATCACGCTGGGATTCGTGCTGATTCCCCGCTTCTCGATGCTGGCGTTCTTCTCCGCCGTGGAGCCGCTGCGTATCGCCAATCGTCTCGCCGGTCGCGCCCTCTACCGCTGGGTCCTGATCAGCGAGGACGGTGGGCCGGTCACCGCCAGCAACGACATGACCCTGCTCGCGGACTGCGACCTGAACAGCGCGCCGAGCCTGTCGCGGGTCGCGGTATGCGCCGGCTTCGAACCCGATCGCGGCCTGTCACGGCGCTTCTCCCAGTGGCTGCATCGCCGCGCCGGAGAAGGCGTGCTGCTCGGCGGTATCGACACCGGTCCCGTGCTGCTCGCCGAGATGGGACTGCTCGGCGGCCATCGGGTGACACTGCACTGGGAGAGTCTGCCCGCCTTCCGCGAGCGCTTCCCCGCCCTGGAAGCGGTCGAGTCGCTCTACGAACTCGACGCCCGCTGCTTCACCTGCGCCGGCGGCGCCGCCGCCATGGACCTGGCGCTGGAGCTGATCGCCCGCGACCACGGGCAGGCGCTCGCCGACGATACCGCCGAGCAGTTGATCCATGCGCGTCTGCGCCCGCGGGAGGAGGCCCAGCGGCTGCCCCTGGCCCGCCGCCTGGGCACCCACTGCCGCCCGCTGGTGGATGCCGTGGCGCTGATGGAGCGCCATCTCGAACAGCCGCTGGCGATCGCCGCCCTGGCCGCGCGGATCGGGCTCTCGCCGCGCCAGCTACAGCGCCTGTTCGACGCCGAGCTGGGCCAGCGCCCGCGCGACTACTATCTGAACCTGCGCCTGGATCGCGCACGCCATCTGCTCGAAGAGACCGAACGCGACATCCTCAGCATCGCCCTCGCCTGCGGCTTCGGCTCCGCCTCCAGCTTCGCGCGTGCCTACCGTCAGCGCTACGGGCATCCACCGCGGGCCGCGCGCCAGCCACGGCCCGACAGCCCCGAGGCCACCGCCGCGCCACATCTCAGCCGCGGCGGATAG
- a CDS encoding HAD family hydrolase, with the protein MDTPLFAFSLHDTLVDTQDLSALLALRLGAAEASVFNRRWREKQSEFTYRRGLMGAYADFHRIQHEALEAVDRERGTRLGEESKQALLAHCRRLPAFVDAPGALTRLRGLGVRCVAFSNASRYDIELLLDNTGLADRFEDIVSAEEVRRFQPDAALYAHLRARTHSRPEATWLISAEPAEIIGARYAGLRAAWLQRDPQRAFESWGDPPDLMAPDLDALATQCAGWFAREG; encoded by the coding sequence ATGGACACACCGCTCTTCGCCTTCTCGCTGCACGATACCCTGGTCGATACCCAGGATCTGTCGGCGTTACTGGCGCTGCGCCTGGGCGCGGCCGAGGCCTCCGTATTCAATCGACGCTGGCGCGAGAAGCAGTCCGAGTTCACCTACCGGCGCGGGTTGATGGGCGCCTACGCCGACTTTCATCGCATTCAGCACGAGGCGCTGGAAGCCGTTGACCGCGAGCGTGGCACGCGGCTGGGTGAGGAGAGCAAGCAGGCGCTGCTGGCGCACTGCCGTCGGCTGCCGGCGTTCGTCGATGCCCCCGGCGCGCTGACCCGCCTGCGCGGGCTGGGCGTACGCTGCGTGGCGTTCTCCAACGCCAGCCGTTACGACATCGAACTACTGCTCGACAATACAGGCCTTGCGGATCGGTTCGAGGATATCGTCAGCGCCGAGGAGGTGCGGCGCTTCCAGCCGGACGCTGCACTCTACGCCCATCTGCGCGCGCGCACCCATTCGCGCCCGGAGGCCACCTGGCTGATCTCGGCGGAGCCTGCGGAAATCATCGGCGCGCGCTACGCAGGGCTGCGTGCCGCCTGGCTCCAGCGCGACCCCCAGCGCGCGTTCGAATCCTGGGGTGACCCACCGGATCTGATGGCGCCCGATCTCGACGCCCTGGCGACCCAGTGTGCAGGGTGGTTCGCACGTGAGGGCTAG
- a CDS encoding HAD family phosphatase: MVTSSASPAQQPSALAIFDLDDTLLDGDCTHLWLEWVIACGWVEEGEALLARMREQDLQYHAGTLDMTEHLRFTLGPLIGRQRDTVREQVEAFVQRAVAPRLMQGGVERLREHREQGHATLVISASMHHLVEPIARFVGADGALATLPELDAEGRFTGEPTGIQTYQQGKLDAFAEWLEAHDTGFAEGWETWGYSDSYNDLPLLEFVDHPHATQPDARLRATAEARGWPILEWR; the protein is encoded by the coding sequence TTGGTCACTTCATCCGCTTCTCCGGCGCAGCAGCCCAGCGCGCTGGCCATCTTCGATCTCGACGACACGCTGCTCGACGGCGACTGTACCCATCTCTGGCTCGAATGGGTGATCGCCTGTGGCTGGGTCGAGGAGGGCGAGGCGCTGCTGGCGCGCATGCGCGAGCAGGACCTTCAGTATCACGCCGGCACTTTGGACATGACCGAGCACCTGCGCTTCACCCTCGGCCCGCTGATCGGCCGCCAGCGCGACACGGTGCGTGAGCAGGTCGAGGCGTTCGTCCAGCGCGCGGTGGCACCCAGGCTGATGCAGGGCGGGGTCGAACGGCTCCGAGAGCACCGCGAGCAAGGCCATGCGACCCTGGTGATCTCGGCCTCGATGCACCATCTGGTCGAGCCGATCGCGCGTTTCGTCGGCGCCGACGGGGCGCTCGCCACCCTGCCCGAGCTGGATGCCGAGGGGCGTTTCACCGGCGAGCCCACCGGCATCCAGACCTATCAGCAGGGCAAGCTCGACGCCTTCGCCGAGTGGCTCGAGGCCCACGACACCGGCTTCGCCGAGGGCTGGGAGACCTGGGGCTACAGCGACTCCTACAACGACCTGCCGCTGCTCGAGTTCGTCGACCATCCCCACGCCACCCAGCCGGACGCCCGCCTGCGGGCTACCGCCGAGGCGCGCGGGTGGCCGATTCTCGAGTGGCGTTAG
- a CDS encoding Nramp family divalent metal transporter encodes MFNSVSDARAARANPSAPARQRSLVMRFLPFFGPALIAAVAYIDPGNFATNIEAGSRYGYTLLWVVLWANLMAMLIQTLSVRLGLATGRNLAEMIRERYPRPLVWFYWVQAELVAIATDLAEFLGAALAFHLLFGLSMLEGALLTGAVTYAALTMQRYGFRLLEVIIGSMLLAVAAGFIAQILMGRPDAGPALTGMLVPQFPDGYAVFLAAGILGATVMPHVIYLHSSLSQRRIPATTDDERKRAMRFYRWDVIIGMGVAGVINLSMLALAAAVFFDSGRTGVASIEQSYQLLAPLMNRELASTLFGFTLLLAGLSSSIVGTMAGQVVMQGFVGFTIPIWLRRLLTMLPAIAVIMLGLPEQQVLVASQVVLSFGIPFALVPLIQFTARRGVMGNLVSRRWVTLLGCVVAGVIILLNGYVLVFELL; translated from the coding sequence GTGTTCAACAGTGTGAGTGACGCCCGCGCGGCACGCGCGAACCCGTCGGCGCCGGCACGGCAGCGGTCGCTGGTGATGCGTTTCCTGCCCTTTTTCGGCCCGGCGTTGATCGCCGCGGTCGCCTATATCGATCCCGGTAACTTCGCCACCAACATCGAGGCCGGCTCGCGCTACGGCTACACCCTGCTGTGGGTGGTGCTGTGGGCCAATCTCATGGCGATGCTGATCCAGACGCTGTCGGTGCGCCTGGGGCTGGCCACCGGACGCAATCTGGCGGAGATGATCCGCGAGCGCTATCCGCGGCCACTGGTGTGGTTCTACTGGGTCCAGGCCGAGCTGGTGGCGATCGCCACCGACCTGGCCGAGTTCCTCGGCGCGGCGCTGGCGTTCCATCTGCTGTTCGGACTCTCGATGCTCGAAGGCGCGCTGCTCACCGGCGCGGTCACCTACGCGGCGCTGACCATGCAGCGCTATGGGTTTCGCCTGCTCGAGGTGATCATCGGCAGCATGCTACTGGCGGTGGCGGCGGGGTTCATCGCCCAGATCCTGATGGGGCGGCCCGATGCCGGGCCGGCGCTCACCGGCATGCTGGTGCCGCAGTTCCCGGATGGCTACGCGGTTTTCCTGGCCGCCGGGATTCTGGGCGCCACGGTGATGCCCCACGTCATCTATCTGCACTCGTCGCTGTCCCAACGGCGCATTCCGGCCACCACCGACGACGAGCGCAAGCGTGCGATGCGCTTCTACCGCTGGGACGTGATCATCGGCATGGGCGTGGCCGGGGTCATCAATCTCTCGATGCTGGCGCTGGCAGCGGCGGTGTTCTTCGACAGCGGACGCACCGGCGTGGCCTCGATCGAGCAGAGTTACCAGCTGCTGGCGCCGCTGATGAACCGTGAGCTGGCGAGCACGCTGTTCGGTTTCACCTTGCTGCTGGCGGGGCTGTCGTCGTCGATCGTCGGCACCATGGCGGGGCAGGTGGTGATGCAGGGTTTCGTCGGCTTCACCATCCCCATCTGGCTGCGCCGGCTGTTGACCATGCTGCCGGCGATCGCGGTGATCATGCTCGGCCTGCCCGAGCAGCAGGTGCTGGTGGCGAGCCAGGTGGTGCTCAGCTTCGGCATCCCCTTCGCCCTGGTGCCGCTGATCCAGTTCACCGCGCGTCGCGGGGTGATGGGCAATCTGGTCAGTCGGCGCTGGGTCACGCTGCTGGGTTGCGTGGTGGCCGGGGTGATCATCCTGTTGAATGGTTATGTGTTGGTCTTCGAGTTGCTGTAG
- the mntR gene encoding manganese-binding transcriptional regulator MntR, whose translation MSGTPRPRYARFERTRLDHQQELVEDYVEEIAQLHRDHGEARASDLAERFGVSAAAVSKVISRLKRDGLAEARPYRGVFLTEQGRALAEKVEARHQLVLATLLALGVPAHVAEADSEGIEHHCSDATVEAMQRFLESRTGSR comes from the coding sequence ATGTCAGGAACACCCCGACCGCGTTACGCCCGCTTCGAGCGCACCCGTCTCGATCATCAGCAGGAGCTGGTGGAAGATTACGTCGAGGAGATCGCGCAGCTGCATCGGGATCATGGCGAGGCCCGCGCCAGCGATCTGGCGGAACGTTTCGGCGTCAGTGCCGCAGCGGTTTCCAAGGTGATCTCACGACTCAAGCGCGATGGCCTGGCCGAAGCGCGCCCCTATCGCGGAGTCTTCCTGACCGAACAGGGGCGGGCACTGGCGGAGAAGGTCGAGGCGCGTCACCAGCTGGTGCTGGCCACGCTGCTCGCCCTCGGCGTCCCGGCGCACGTCGCCGAGGCGGACTCCGAGGGGATCGAGCACCACTGCAGCGATGCCACCGTCGAGGCGATGCAGCGCTTTCTGGAGTCGCGCACGGGCTCGCGCTGA